One region of Natronorubrum aibiense genomic DNA includes:
- the guaB gene encoding IMP dehydrogenase: MANDVPEHEPYSSKLTVPEALTFDDVLLRPKESRVEPDDADLTSNVSKNVEVSVPILSAAMDTVTESGMAIAMARHGGLGVLHRNMNIDQMVEEIERVKSADELIIPLESVVTVDPEMSVREADERMARNGVGGAPVVNTQGEVLGIISSTDIRPHLEVNEDDPVTAAMTDEVITAPEEIDPRDAFDLMYDHKIERVPVVDDENLLVGLVTMQGILQRREYKEAVRDEDGRLRCGVAVSPFEQDRAEAADEAGADVLFIDTAHAHNLNVIDGAREIKEAVDADVVVGNVGTREAAADLVDFADGIKVGIGPGSICTTRIVSGAGMPQITAVAQVADVANEHDVPVIADGGIRYSGDAIKAIAAGADAVMLGSYFAGTEEAPGRVVTMNGKKYKQYRGMGSVGAMKSGDSDRYLKDEPDEDDEYVPEGVEAATPYKGTLKSELHQLAGGMQSGMGYVGAETIPAFKERAEFVRVSAAGQAESHAHDVVITDEAPNYSPDSN; the protein is encoded by the coding sequence ATGGCGAACGACGTTCCCGAGCACGAGCCCTATTCTTCGAAACTGACCGTACCGGAAGCACTGACCTTTGATGACGTCCTTCTTCGGCCGAAGGAGAGTCGCGTCGAACCGGACGACGCTGATCTCACCTCGAACGTCTCCAAAAACGTCGAGGTTTCCGTCCCGATCCTCTCGGCGGCGATGGACACCGTTACCGAAAGCGGGATGGCGATCGCAATGGCCCGCCACGGCGGTCTCGGCGTCCTCCACCGCAACATGAACATCGACCAGATGGTCGAAGAGATCGAGCGCGTCAAAAGCGCAGACGAGCTCATCATCCCCCTCGAGTCGGTTGTCACCGTCGATCCCGAGATGAGCGTCCGGGAGGCCGACGAACGGATGGCCCGCAACGGCGTCGGCGGCGCACCCGTCGTCAACACCCAGGGTGAAGTGCTCGGGATCATCTCGAGTACCGACATCCGGCCTCACCTCGAGGTCAACGAGGACGACCCGGTCACCGCGGCGATGACTGACGAAGTCATCACGGCACCCGAGGAGATCGACCCCCGTGACGCGTTCGACCTGATGTACGATCACAAGATCGAGCGTGTGCCGGTCGTCGACGACGAGAACCTGCTCGTCGGTCTCGTGACAATGCAGGGTATCCTCCAGCGCCGAGAGTACAAGGAAGCCGTCCGCGACGAGGACGGCCGGCTGCGCTGTGGCGTCGCCGTCAGCCCGTTCGAGCAAGACCGTGCCGAAGCCGCCGACGAAGCCGGCGCGGACGTGCTCTTTATTGACACCGCCCACGCGCACAACTTGAATGTCATCGATGGCGCTCGAGAGATCAAAGAGGCCGTCGACGCCGACGTCGTGGTCGGCAACGTTGGGACCCGCGAGGCGGCCGCGGATCTCGTCGACTTCGCGGACGGCATCAAAGTCGGGATCGGTCCCGGCTCGATCTGTACGACCCGAATCGTTTCGGGTGCCGGCATGCCCCAGATCACCGCTGTCGCGCAGGTCGCAGACGTCGCGAACGAACACGACGTGCCCGTGATCGCCGACGGCGGCATCCGCTACTCGGGCGACGCGATCAAGGCGATCGCCGCCGGCGCGGACGCGGTCATGCTCGGCTCGTACTTCGCCGGCACCGAGGAGGCCCCCGGACGCGTCGTGACGATGAACGGCAAGAAGTACAAGCAGTACCGCGGCATGGGGTCGGTCGGCGCGATGAAATCCGGCGACAGCGACCGATACCTCAAGGACGAGCCCGACGAGGACGACGAGTACGTTCCGGAGGGTGTCGAAGCCGCAACGCCGTACAAAGGGACGCTCAAATCCGAACTCCACCAGCTCGCCGGCGGAATGCAGTCGGGGATGGGCTACGTCGGTGCCGAGACGATCCCAGCGTTCAAGGAACGGGCTGAATTCGTCCGCGTCTCCGCAGCCGGTCAGGCAGAGAGCCACGCCCACGACGTCGTCATCACCGACGAAGCACCGAACTACTCGCCTGACAGCAACTAA
- a CDS encoding SPW repeat domain-containing protein produces the protein MSQTADSQSPMPVRTAAFAAALGAWILWSGVILTGTGLIIANNFVVGGLIAFFAAYTAGWPNGGRLPAIVAPALVVVFGLWTVAAPFVLGVTIDRVLWSNVISGVLVVLLAAGSVYGSWHLTQSSTTGV, from the coding sequence ATGAGCCAGACAGCTGACTCGCAGTCACCGATGCCGGTGCGGACGGCCGCGTTCGCCGCTGCGCTGGGGGCCTGGATCCTCTGGTCGGGCGTCATCCTGACGGGGACTGGGCTGATAATCGCGAACAATTTCGTTGTGGGAGGACTGATCGCCTTTTTTGCCGCGTACACGGCAGGGTGGCCCAACGGAGGGCGACTGCCGGCGATCGTCGCGCCGGCGCTCGTGGTCGTTTTCGGGCTGTGGACCGTCGCCGCTCCGTTCGTCCTCGGGGTGACCATCGACCGAGTGCTTTGGAGCAACGTCATCTCGGGAGTGCTAGTCGTGTTGTTAGCCGCGGGCAGCGTCTACGGAAGTTGGCATCTCACGCAGTCCTCGACGACGGGTGTCTGA
- a CDS encoding DUF5794 domain-containing protein: MSTSRHPVALRLERLVGGDARLLALVMMLPLIDGVFPALILAGALDDPLGAVQVGLLIFGGSATVAVILAEMTGTPREQTAIVLIVGIPLILLAAVQAALAPAIGSVLDNVIITRFAALVILAIAAKTASATIGEYLPNPVVIIGLGLVASFDPNGASIVLMDDPALVANAVLAAGVGVGFALSIALGGPYLRQYMDIDRFRFGSAVALGLLPLSMLGMAFGQAPLAALIVAAVFAIDLPFERDSSESDDDLAAEIGPVADGGGEEPALEVDADVADEPEPSTYPGDDSTDTEGRAPWL, encoded by the coding sequence ATGAGTACGTCACGACATCCGGTTGCACTCCGCCTCGAGCGGTTAGTCGGTGGTGACGCGCGTCTGCTGGCGCTCGTGATGATGTTACCCCTGATCGACGGGGTCTTCCCGGCGTTGATCCTCGCGGGCGCGCTCGATGACCCGCTTGGAGCCGTTCAGGTCGGCCTGTTGATCTTCGGCGGTAGCGCCACCGTTGCGGTGATCCTTGCCGAGATGACCGGCACGCCGCGCGAGCAGACAGCGATCGTGCTGATCGTCGGTATCCCGCTGATACTGCTCGCAGCCGTTCAGGCCGCCCTCGCACCGGCGATCGGGAGTGTCCTCGACAACGTCATCATCACGCGCTTTGCGGCGCTGGTGATCCTCGCGATCGCGGCCAAAACCGCGAGCGCGACGATTGGCGAGTACCTGCCAAATCCCGTCGTCATCATCGGGCTGGGACTCGTCGCGAGTTTCGACCCCAACGGCGCGTCGATCGTCCTGATGGACGATCCCGCACTCGTCGCCAACGCCGTCCTCGCCGCGGGCGTCGGCGTCGGCTTCGCGCTCTCGATCGCCCTCGGCGGGCCGTATCTGCGCCAGTACATGGACATCGACCGTTTCCGCTTCGGCAGCGCTGTCGCACTCGGTTTGCTGCCGCTGTCGATGCTCGGCATGGCCTTCGGACAGGCCCCCCTCGCCGCCCTGATCGTCGCCGCCGTCTTCGCGATCGACCTCCCGTTCGAGCGCGACTCGAGCGAGTCGGATGACGACCTCGCAGCTGAGATCGGACCGGTGGCCGACGGTGGTGGCGAGGAGCCGGCACTCGAGGTGGACGCAGACGTGGCCGACGAGCCCGAACCGAGTACGTATCCGGGCGACGACTCGACGGATACCGAGGGGCGCGCCCCGTGGCTGTGA
- a CDS encoding AMP-binding protein, with the protein MVYHVTAEGETDADARESFSWDVPDDFNAAADLVGKHDGDQPALVQVADDGSRTTYTFGDLDARSNAVANALEARGVERGDRVAVVVPQKPANVLTHLACWKLGAISLPLSVLFGDDALRYRLTDSDARVAVVDASQRETIHEVAPDCSALESVLVVDGDGGGSDDERATDDGVSMEQFDDAIHWERTTFERADTDVDTPAIIMYTSGSTGDPKGVLHTHGVWLGHCPAFQLYFERDVRDGVYWTPADWAWIGALGDLVFPAWHYGQPVVGYPMGSFDAERAFELMAAEAVTNAFLPPTAIRMLIDVDEPTERYDLSLEAICSGGEPLTNEILEWADEELAGVVVNELYGQTEANLLVTNCREWFPAKPGSMGKPVPGHEVAVLDPETGERVDPGSVGEIAVRRDDDPVIFEEYWNEPAKTDAVTLVDGPDGDRWHRTGDLAERDDDGYLWFAARDDDLIITSGYRVAPREVEETLLTHEAVSQIGVVGVPDETRGEIIRAVVQPTSEAAATDELRADLRDLVRERLAAYEYPREIEFRDELPTTTTGKIRRTELTAE; encoded by the coding sequence ATGGTATATCACGTCACAGCCGAGGGTGAGACGGATGCGGACGCACGCGAGTCGTTTTCGTGGGACGTCCCCGACGATTTCAACGCAGCCGCAGATCTGGTCGGCAAACACGACGGTGATCAACCCGCGCTGGTGCAGGTGGCCGACGACGGTTCGCGGACGACGTACACGTTCGGCGACCTCGATGCTCGATCGAACGCCGTTGCAAACGCCCTCGAGGCTCGCGGCGTCGAACGCGGCGACCGCGTCGCCGTCGTCGTGCCACAGAAGCCAGCGAACGTCCTCACCCATCTCGCCTGCTGGAAGCTGGGTGCGATCTCGCTTCCCCTGTCAGTGTTGTTCGGCGACGACGCGCTCCGCTATCGGTTGACTGACAGCGACGCCCGCGTGGCCGTCGTCGACGCCAGCCAGCGCGAGACGATCCACGAGGTCGCCCCCGACTGCTCGGCACTCGAGTCCGTCCTCGTGGTCGACGGCGACGGCGGTGGTTCCGACGACGAACGCGCTACTGATGACGGAGTTTCGATGGAGCAGTTCGACGACGCGATCCACTGGGAGCGGACGACGTTCGAGCGCGCCGATACCGACGTCGACACGCCTGCGATCATCATGTATACGAGCGGCAGCACTGGCGATCCCAAAGGCGTCCTCCACACGCACGGCGTCTGGCTCGGCCACTGCCCGGCGTTTCAGCTGTACTTCGAGCGCGACGTCCGCGACGGCGTTTACTGGACGCCCGCCGACTGGGCCTGGATCGGCGCGCTCGGCGATCTCGTCTTCCCCGCCTGGCACTACGGACAGCCGGTTGTCGGCTACCCGATGGGGTCGTTCGACGCCGAGCGCGCGTTCGAACTCATGGCCGCGGAAGCCGTGACGAACGCCTTCCTCCCGCCGACCGCGATCCGCATGCTGATAGACGTCGACGAACCGACCGAGCGCTACGACCTCTCGCTCGAGGCGATCTGTTCCGGCGGCGAACCCCTGACGAACGAAATCCTCGAGTGGGCCGACGAGGAACTCGCGGGAGTGGTCGTCAACGAACTCTACGGCCAGACGGAGGCGAACCTGCTCGTCACGAACTGCCGGGAGTGGTTCCCGGCGAAGCCGGGGAGTATGGGCAAGCCGGTGCCGGGCCACGAGGTCGCGGTACTCGACCCCGAAACGGGCGAACGAGTCGACCCGGGATCGGTCGGTGAAATCGCGGTACGTCGCGATGACGATCCCGTGATCTTCGAGGAGTACTGGAACGAACCGGCGAAGACGGACGCGGTGACGCTCGTGGACGGCCCGGACGGAGACCGTTGGCACCGTACCGGCGACCTCGCCGAGCGAGACGACGACGGCTACCTCTGGTTTGCCGCTCGAGACGACGATCTCATCATCACGAGCGGCTATCGCGTCGCGCCACGGGAGGTCGAAGAAACGCTACTCACACACGAGGCCGTCTCGCAGATCGGGGTCGTGGGCGTGCCGGACGAGACGCGCGGCGAGATTATCAGGGCGGTCGTCCAGCCCACGTCCGAGGCAGCGGCGACCGACGAGTTACGGGCCGACCTTCGCGACCTCGTCCGCGAGCGGTTGGCGGCCTACGAGTACCCGCGCGAAATCGAGTTTCGTGACGAGTTACCGACGACGACCACCGGGAAGATTCGGCGGACGGAACTCACGGCGGAGTGA